A part of Pectinatus sottacetonis genomic DNA contains:
- a CDS encoding L-lactate permease, which yields MYMQNFDPLNNMILSALLAFLPIAYFFIVLIVFKVKGHWAAISTTVLAIILAGWVYKMPIILSVMSAVHGALYGLFPIGWIVIGAVFLYNISVKTGQFEIIKKSIISITNDRRLQVLLIAFSFGAFLEGAAGFGTPVAITSAMLIGMGFKAKKAACLSLLANTAPVAFGGLGIPVLVAGQVTGFSGAYLAKLLAFICPIIGFIVPFYLIIVMTGLKGIKEVWPAVLVTSVSFSIPMCLSSYFLGPILPDIVASLCSMIALVLFLKIWQPKHIYRFENESAVEEKHESLSTKTVIKAWSPFIILIIFIADWGMKSVESLLNMVNVSFGLPYLNNAIINGTTNAPILAVFKFNWLSAAGTGIVLAAFMSCIILHVSLGKSISIFGSTLNELKIALLTISGVLAYAYVANNSGMTTTMGLVVSKTGKWFPLFAPIVGWLGVFVTGSDTSANALFGKLQTTAFQAVGILPVMGIGANLAGGAVGKMISPQSIAIAAGTTGLTGKEGEIYKFSIKHSIILLTMICLIMFFYKDLFVSLLAGESGKMAAPMAAANVVSSTGVIILLVSFIVIFLARFMLHDDENGHNYKLQ from the coding sequence ATGTATATGCAGAATTTTGATCCGCTAAACAATATGATTTTATCAGCGCTACTGGCATTTTTACCAATTGCTTATTTTTTTATTGTACTTATTGTTTTTAAGGTAAAGGGACATTGGGCAGCCATTTCAACAACTGTTTTGGCAATCATACTCGCCGGATGGGTATATAAAATGCCAATCATATTATCTGTGATGTCGGCAGTGCATGGTGCATTGTATGGATTATTTCCTATTGGCTGGATAGTTATAGGAGCTGTTTTCCTATACAATATAAGTGTAAAAACAGGGCAATTTGAAATTATAAAAAAATCTATTATATCAATAACGAATGACCGTCGTTTGCAAGTTTTACTTATTGCCTTTTCTTTTGGGGCTTTTCTGGAAGGTGCTGCTGGATTCGGAACACCTGTAGCCATCACTTCAGCAATGCTGATTGGAATGGGTTTCAAGGCAAAAAAAGCAGCCTGTCTAAGCCTTTTGGCTAATACAGCTCCAGTAGCTTTTGGTGGATTAGGTATACCGGTACTAGTTGCTGGTCAGGTAACAGGTTTTTCAGGAGCATATCTGGCTAAATTGCTGGCGTTTATCTGTCCTATAATTGGCTTTATTGTACCATTTTACCTTATCATAGTAATGACTGGATTAAAAGGAATAAAGGAAGTTTGGCCAGCCGTTTTAGTAACGTCAGTGTCTTTTTCCATACCTATGTGTCTGTCTTCATATTTTCTCGGGCCAATTCTCCCGGATATAGTAGCATCGCTTTGTTCAATGATTGCATTAGTTCTTTTCTTGAAAATATGGCAGCCTAAGCATATCTATAGGTTTGAAAATGAAAGTGCAGTGGAAGAAAAGCATGAAAGTTTGAGTACTAAAACAGTAATAAAGGCATGGAGTCCGTTTATTATCTTAATAATTTTCATTGCTGATTGGGGAATGAAGAGTGTGGAAAGCTTATTAAATATGGTAAATGTTTCATTTGGTTTGCCCTATTTGAATAATGCTATTATAAATGGTACTACGAATGCTCCTATATTGGCAGTTTTTAAATTTAATTGGCTTTCAGCAGCAGGAACTGGTATTGTTTTGGCCGCATTTATGTCATGCATTATTCTGCATGTTTCCCTGGGAAAATCTATAAGTATCTTTGGTTCTACATTAAATGAACTTAAAATAGCTTTACTAACAATAAGCGGAGTATTGGCATATGCATATGTAGCAAATAATAGTGGTATGACAACAACAATGGGGCTTGTCGTATCTAAAACAGGTAAATGGTTCCCGTTATTTGCGCCTATCGTTGGTTGGCTTGGAGTCTTTGTAACAGGTTCCGATACTTCAGCAAATGCTCTGTTTGGTAAACTGCAGACTACAGCATTCCAGGCGGTTGGTATACTACCTGTTATGGGAATTGGTGCCAATCTGGCCGGTGGTGCTGTTGGTAAAATGATTTCACCTCAGTCTATTGCTATTGCAGCGGGAACTACAGGACTGACAGGAAAAGAAGGGGAAATCTATAAATTCAGCATAAAACATTCAATTATATTGCTTACAATGATATGTTTGATAATGTTCTTTTATAAAGACTTATTTGTTTCACTACTGGCAGGAGAAAGTGGGAAAATGGCTGCTCCTATGGCAGCAGCAAATGTTGTTTCGAGTACAGGAGTAATAATATTATTAGTATCCTTTATTGTCATTTTCTTAGCAAGGTTTATGCTTCATGATGATGAAAATGGACATAATTATAAATTGCAATAA
- a CDS encoding heavy metal translocating P-type ATPase yields the protein MKEKFAITGMSCSACSAHVEKSVAKVMGVNKVSVNLLTNSMQVYYDDKQTSRAEIIAAVKNAGYGAAIYGAADKTAAESTGEKIIKSIRKRLLVSIIFLLPLLYISMGHMIYEMFSLNMPDFMSVYFMGDKNALVYSFTQFLLTIPIILVNYQYFENGFKLLFKRSPNMDTLIAIGAGAAAIYGIFSIYRIGYGLGYNEMSIVRQYRLNLYFESAGMILTLITVGKYLEAKSKGKTSEAIKKLVKLTPKTATVLRNGVEQIIKAEDIIVGDVFIVKPGETAAVDGIVIEGESFFDESTVTGESVPVRKTIGDKLVSASINKAGFIHARAVKVGTDTTIAQIIKLVEEASASKAPIARLADRAAGVFVPVVIIVAVITGAFWLLSGAGMEFSISTAIAVLVISCPCALGLATPVAIMVGTGKGAQNGILIKSGEALQAAQEIDTVVLDKTGTITQGKPQVTDVISLSDVSAINLLKIVGSLEKGSEHPLARAIVNKCAADNIELMKVSSFKALFGKGIEGIVDNKMYYAGNQQLMQEKKIIISLKGRKIIKKLSEAGKTPLIFAVDKKIIGIVAVADVVKTTSGQAVKQLKKYGMHVIMLTGDNEITANAIKAQTGIDEVIAGVLPAQKEAKVTALRHDGHKVAMVGDGINDAPALAAADVGIAIGAGTDVAIESADVVLMRSDLLDVGRTIRLSKAVIKNIKENLFWAFFYNIIGIPLAAGVFYPAWGIHLNPMFAAAAMSLSSVCVVMNALRLKRLQLRPFEDKEDLILEHSKTIDEEKGDNNMKKIVIMIEGMSCGHCTARVETALRAVNGVTDVKVSLEEKNAVVSVKDGIAAEVLKNAVVDVGYDVVGIK from the coding sequence ATGAAAGAAAAATTTGCTATTACGGGAATGTCCTGCTCAGCTTGTTCAGCACATGTGGAAAAAAGTGTTGCCAAAGTGATGGGAGTAAACAAGGTAAGCGTAAACTTACTGACTAACAGCATGCAGGTTTATTATGATGATAAGCAAACCAGCAGAGCTGAAATTATTGCTGCTGTAAAAAATGCTGGATATGGAGCAGCCATTTATGGTGCGGCAGATAAAACAGCTGCTGAATCTACTGGAGAGAAAATTATAAAAAGTATACGTAAAAGACTTTTGGTATCAATTATATTCTTACTCCCATTGTTGTATATTTCTATGGGACATATGATATATGAAATGTTTTCTCTTAATATGCCTGACTTTATGTCAGTTTATTTTATGGGTGATAAAAATGCACTTGTTTATTCTTTTACTCAGTTTTTGCTGACGATACCTATAATATTAGTTAATTACCAATATTTTGAAAATGGGTTTAAACTGTTATTTAAACGAAGTCCTAATATGGATACTCTTATTGCTATAGGGGCTGGTGCAGCTGCTATATATGGCATATTTTCTATTTATCGAATAGGATATGGTTTGGGTTATAACGAAATGTCAATAGTTAGGCAGTATCGGCTTAATTTGTATTTTGAATCAGCCGGTATGATATTGACTTTAATTACAGTGGGAAAATATCTAGAGGCAAAATCGAAGGGAAAAACCAGTGAAGCTATAAAAAAACTGGTGAAGCTCACTCCTAAAACAGCAACTGTTTTACGTAATGGAGTAGAACAGATAATCAAGGCAGAGGACATTATTGTCGGTGATGTTTTTATTGTAAAACCGGGTGAGACAGCAGCAGTAGATGGTATTGTTATTGAAGGAGAATCTTTTTTTGATGAATCAACGGTTACGGGGGAAAGTGTTCCTGTACGGAAAACTATTGGAGATAAATTAGTATCAGCCTCTATTAATAAAGCGGGATTTATACATGCCCGAGCCGTTAAAGTGGGGACAGATACGACTATTGCCCAGATAATTAAGTTGGTAGAGGAAGCTTCTGCGAGCAAAGCTCCTATTGCCAGACTTGCGGATAGGGCAGCTGGTGTATTTGTACCAGTAGTGATAATTGTGGCGGTAATTACGGGGGCCTTTTGGTTGTTGTCAGGAGCAGGCATGGAATTTTCCATATCAACGGCAATCGCAGTATTGGTAATTTCCTGTCCTTGCGCCCTGGGGTTGGCAACACCTGTTGCAATTATGGTGGGGACAGGTAAAGGAGCTCAAAATGGCATATTGATAAAATCAGGAGAGGCTTTGCAGGCGGCACAGGAAATAGATACGGTAGTGCTTGATAAAACAGGAACAATAACACAGGGAAAACCACAGGTTACTGATGTTATAAGTTTGTCAGATGTATCGGCAATAAATTTGCTGAAAATTGTCGGGTCGCTGGAAAAGGGCAGTGAACATCCGCTGGCTAGGGCAATTGTAAACAAATGTGCTGCTGATAATATTGAACTTATGAAAGTGAGTTCTTTTAAGGCTTTATTTGGCAAAGGCATTGAGGGTATAGTTGACAATAAAATGTATTATGCCGGAAATCAACAGCTGATGCAGGAAAAAAAAATCATTATTTCACTAAAAGGCAGAAAGATAATAAAAAAGTTATCTGAAGCGGGTAAGACGCCCTTAATATTTGCTGTAGATAAAAAAATTATAGGTATTGTTGCAGTTGCAGATGTGGTGAAAACGACTAGTGGGCAGGCAGTTAAGCAGTTAAAGAAATACGGAATGCATGTAATAATGCTCACAGGTGATAATGAAATAACCGCTAATGCAATAAAGGCGCAAACTGGTATAGATGAAGTAATAGCCGGTGTACTGCCGGCGCAGAAGGAAGCTAAAGTAACTGCACTAAGGCATGACGGGCATAAAGTAGCTATGGTAGGCGATGGTATAAATGATGCTCCGGCTTTAGCTGCAGCTGATGTTGGAATTGCCATTGGAGCAGGAACCGATGTGGCTATTGAAAGTGCGGATGTAGTTTTAATGCGTAGTGATCTGCTGGATGTAGGCAGGACTATCAGGCTTAGTAAAGCAGTTATCAAAAACATAAAAGAAAATTTATTCTGGGCTTTTTTTTATAATATTATTGGTATACCATTGGCAGCAGGCGTATTTTATCCAGCCTGGGGGATACATCTTAATCCTATGTTTGCAGCAGCTGCAATGAGTTTGAGCAGTGTATGCGTAGTGATGAATGCCCTGAGATTGAAAAGACTCCAGCTAAGACCTTTTGAAGATAAGGAAGATCTTATATTAGAGCACAGTAAGACAATAGATGAAGAAAAGGGAGATAATAATATGAAAAAAATAGTTATAATGATTGAAGGCATGAGTTGCGGACATTGTACTGCACGAGTCGAAACAGCTTTAAGAGCAGTGAATGGTGTAACTGATGTTAAAGTGAGTCTGGAAGAAAAGAATGCTGTAGTATCCGTAAAAGATGGCATAGCTGCTGAGGTCTTAAAAAATGCGGTAGTTGATGTTGGTTATGATGTGGTTGGAATAAAATAA
- the ldhH gene encoding L-lactate dehydrogenase (quinone) large subunit LdhH, translating into MVQRNIKSEIDSKLHDPILRSNLERFSEQYPIARAKAYANVDSIEDLRDDLRDMKRYSVAHIEKLADEFQASLEKRGAKVFRAKDGDELKEQLMAICRENNVHNIVKSKSMATEEIRLNDYLEEKGLHVKETDLGEWMLSVAGQHPSHMVMPAIHLNRKQCAKFFSDELKEDIPSDIPFMVQTARKVMRKEFLKADMGISGANFGIAENGAIGLVTNEGNARIVTTLPPVHVIIIGYEKLIPKVSDASKIMRLLPRNGTGQRMVSYLTLVDGPTPIIHEKNGKLIEENKKVYAILLDNGRLKAAHDPVMKEVYQCVRCASCLNVCPIWSTVGGNVYGHIYSGGIGAILTGLLNGMDEFAQFSDLCIGCRRCTTVCPGKINIPDLIQELRNRRVAQKGLSTPEKIIFRRIMTNRKIFHSLLRAASLGQKPVKSGKFIRNLPLFFAKMTEGRSLPAIADKPFRDRAEELFKKNPTNPKMRVAFFSGCNLDFVFPETGESVVKVLQDIGAEVVYPQKQNCCGKPVVGAGDLDTARKLAKQNIKAMEETNADYIVAACPTCAETLKQTYKELFASDPVWLKRAEAMSKKVVEFTVFVEKAYAKENRLKDVQGMKKITYHDSCHMKRSLGIYKEPRELLNSAAGYKFVEMHGADQCCGMAGSFGMKYADLSKQLLNRKIDNIKQSGADTVAVACPACMMQIGGGLDKNAPEIKVKHIADILAENLK; encoded by the coding sequence ATGGTACAACGTAATATAAAAAGTGAAATAGATTCTAAACTGCATGATCCAATTTTACGTAGCAATTTGGAAAGATTTTCAGAACAGTATCCTATTGCAAGAGCAAAAGCATATGCAAATGTTGATAGTATAGAAGACTTGCGTGATGATTTACGTGATATGAAACGTTATTCAGTGGCACATATTGAAAAATTAGCTGATGAGTTTCAAGCTTCCTTGGAAAAAAGAGGAGCTAAAGTTTTTCGGGCTAAAGACGGCGATGAATTAAAAGAACAACTTATGGCTATCTGCCGTGAAAATAATGTGCATAATATCGTTAAATCAAAATCGATGGCAACAGAAGAAATTCGCTTGAATGATTACTTGGAGGAAAAGGGACTTCATGTAAAGGAAACTGATTTAGGCGAATGGATGCTTTCAGTTGCCGGGCAGCATCCTTCTCATATGGTAATGCCAGCAATACATTTAAATAGAAAACAGTGTGCTAAGTTTTTTTCTGATGAATTAAAGGAAGATATTCCCAGCGATATTCCTTTTATGGTGCAGACAGCTAGAAAAGTAATGCGTAAAGAGTTTTTAAAAGCAGATATGGGCATATCAGGGGCAAATTTTGGTATTGCAGAAAATGGAGCGATTGGGCTTGTTACTAATGAGGGAAATGCCAGAATAGTTACGACTTTGCCGCCTGTTCATGTAATTATCATAGGATATGAAAAACTTATACCTAAAGTAAGCGATGCCTCTAAAATAATGCGTCTATTGCCCCGCAATGGTACTGGGCAGAGAATGGTAAGTTATCTGACTTTGGTTGATGGACCAACACCGATAATACATGAAAAAAATGGTAAATTGATTGAAGAAAATAAAAAAGTTTATGCTATTTTGCTAGACAATGGAAGACTAAAGGCAGCACATGATCCTGTTATGAAGGAAGTATATCAATGTGTTCGGTGTGCATCGTGTCTTAATGTTTGTCCGATATGGTCAACCGTAGGTGGAAATGTATACGGTCATATATATTCAGGTGGGATAGGAGCTATACTTACAGGTCTGCTGAACGGAATGGATGAGTTCGCTCAATTCAGTGATTTGTGCATAGGCTGTCGTCGTTGTACAACAGTTTGTCCTGGTAAAATAAATATTCCAGATTTAATACAGGAACTGAGAAATAGGCGTGTAGCGCAAAAGGGATTGTCAACACCGGAAAAAATTATATTCAGAAGAATAATGACTAATCGAAAAATATTCCATTCTTTATTACGGGCTGCTTCTTTGGGGCAGAAACCTGTAAAATCAGGTAAATTTATTCGTAATCTGCCGCTGTTTTTTGCTAAAATGACTGAGGGAAGAAGCCTGCCAGCCATAGCTGATAAACCATTCCGCGATAGGGCAGAAGAATTATTTAAGAAAAACCCGACTAATCCTAAAATGCGCGTAGCATTTTTCAGCGGCTGTAATCTTGACTTTGTATTTCCGGAAACGGGGGAATCAGTAGTCAAAGTTCTTCAGGATATTGGTGCAGAAGTGGTATATCCACAAAAACAGAATTGCTGTGGCAAACCAGTTGTAGGCGCGGGAGATCTTGATACAGCACGTAAGCTGGCGAAACAAAATATTAAGGCTATGGAAGAAACAAATGCTGACTATATAGTGGCGGCATGTCCTACTTGTGCAGAAACATTAAAACAAACATATAAAGAACTGTTTGCTTCTGATCCAGTATGGCTGAAACGTGCTGAAGCTATGAGTAAAAAAGTAGTAGAATTTACTGTATTTGTTGAAAAGGCATATGCAAAAGAAAATCGTTTAAAAGATGTGCAGGGAATGAAAAAAATTACTTATCATGATTCTTGCCACATGAAACGCAGCTTGGGAATTTATAAAGAGCCGCGTGAATTACTAAATAGTGCTGCTGGATATAAGTTTGTGGAAATGCATGGCGCTGACCAATGCTGTGGAATGGCAGGATCATTTGGCATGAAATATGCAGATTTATCAAAACAGCTATTGAATAGAAAAATAGATAATATTAAACAAAGTGGTGCGGATACAGTTGCTGTTGCTTGTCCTGCCTGTATGATGCAGATTGGCGGCGGATTGGATAAGAATGCACCTGAAATAAAAGTTAAACATATAGCTGATATTTTGGCTGAAAATCTCAAATAA
- a CDS encoding LutC/YkgG family protein: MKKICHEWQKYLDKGFIDKKYWESFKENAQAASVELKEIKSYDEALPIIEALIDEVNAQKLAGVGQDDSKAIMNIYHELGKKHQIYTDKFAITENAPILDIGISTAEFGVGETGSICVDNYSYEARLVSMLPPINIVFMNKNNIVDTMTEAFEILEQVFDKGYTGFVTGPSRTSDIERVLTLGVHGPSRLILFAVDE; this comes from the coding sequence GTGAAAAAAATATGTCATGAATGGCAGAAATATTTGGATAAAGGTTTTATAGATAAAAAATATTGGGAAAGTTTTAAAGAAAATGCGCAGGCTGCTTCAGTGGAATTAAAAGAAATAAAAAGCTATGATGAAGCATTACCGATAATAGAGGCTTTAATAGATGAAGTGAATGCACAGAAACTTGCCGGAGTTGGACAGGATGATTCAAAGGCTATAATGAACATATACCATGAGCTGGGGAAAAAACATCAGATTTATACGGATAAATTTGCTATAACTGAAAATGCCCCTATTCTTGATATTGGTATTTCTACTGCTGAGTTTGGTGTTGGAGAAACAGGGAGTATTTGTGTTGATAATTATTCATACGAAGCTAGACTTGTAAGTATGCTGCCACCAATAAATATTGTTTTTATGAATAAAAACAATATTGTTGATACAATGACAGAAGCTTTTGAAATATTGGAACAAGTATTTGATAAAGGATATACTGGTTTTGTAACGGGACCAAGCCGGACATCTGATATTGAAAGAGTTTTGACATTAGGAGTTCACGGACCAAGCAGATTGATATTATTTGCAGTAGATGAATAG
- a CDS encoding GerMN domain-containing protein, with product MKQFKIVLFGLLVLTMVFIAGCGNNSQESAQQEQNNKITANGQVDQANKNNVKKKVKTQQITVYFPNENGEKLIAARRTIDLTKTDKYTAAVQELVKGPKTGEGIAIIPKQAKLLDVKLNSKGIAIVNFDKNLVKKFVGGSTGETMLVGSVVDTLTNFPEVKSVEFFVEGKQLDTLSGHLDLTTPITRMKDILPNN from the coding sequence TTGAAGCAGTTTAAAATAGTATTATTTGGATTGTTGGTTTTGACAATGGTCTTTATTGCAGGCTGTGGGAATAATAGTCAGGAGTCGGCTCAACAGGAACAGAATAATAAAATAACAGCGAATGGACAAGTTGATCAAGCCAATAAAAATAATGTTAAAAAGAAAGTAAAAACACAGCAGATAACGGTTTATTTTCCTAATGAAAACGGAGAAAAATTAATAGCAGCTAGAAGAACTATAGATTTAACGAAAACTGATAAATATACTGCAGCTGTGCAGGAATTAGTAAAAGGACCAAAAACAGGAGAAGGTATTGCAATAATACCGAAACAGGCAAAGTTATTAGATGTTAAGCTAAACAGCAAGGGAATTGCGATAGTAAATTTTGATAAAAATTTAGTAAAAAAATTTGTCGGCGGTTCTACGGGAGAAACAATGCTTGTCGGTTCAGTTGTAGATACGCTTACCAATTTTCCAGAAGTTAAATCAGTGGAATTCTTTGTGGAAGGTAAACAATTAGATACGTTGAGTGGACATCTCGATTTAACAACACCTATTACAAGAATGAAGGATATTTTGCCAAATAATTGA
- a CDS encoding metal-sensing transcriptional repressor → MACACKDINSDKIRYKKRDEQEKKKLITRLNKIEGQVRGLNSMVKDNRYCVDILMQVSAVQAALNSFNKELLAQHIKTCVADDIRKGNDNAINELCDLLKKQMK, encoded by the coding sequence ATGGCATGCGCATGTAAAGATATAAATAGTGATAAGATAAGGTATAAAAAAAGAGATGAACAGGAAAAAAAGAAACTTATAACCCGTTTGAATAAAATAGAGGGACAGGTACGCGGCTTGAATTCAATGGTTAAGGATAATCGTTATTGTGTGGATATACTTATGCAGGTTTCAGCAGTGCAGGCAGCACTTAATAGTTTTAATAAAGAGTTGTTGGCACAGCATATAAAAACTTGTGTGGCGGATGATATCAGAAAGGGAAATGATAATGCCATTAATGAACTTTGTGATCTTTTAAAAAAGCAGATGAAATAG
- a CDS encoding helix-turn-helix domain-containing protein, whose amino-acid sequence MENTFAQVLKHLIKFSGIKLSSLADFIGYDVSYISKWCNNTNQPSVKYITRINNCISSFIANEIINQNQFYPFLSEFNIKLKKQVSSDKTQTALESEINNMLMDAYYQHSQAANSPKNNIDFPSCTYQTIIGRTNVKKFFNTKIALLLSNIKENIEIYITGDIITLLTKNYFFDFLNYCHFSAKKIDIHIGCSIEKLYHCNLDFIINLYNFFNKFIYIDFHIHNNKKFHNSNIIVIKNYFSLQYSLHDDNLIDICTYINEKSIVNNIWERTYEKFSYTTYLIEPKNDIELVKFRSFFYLNNNLIIFCAKGFEFFLPKEAFNKLLDSSVKYKYSSDMRQTIQNMQITWEEQFEKAHIDFFLPEANIMHYIENGKLTYGEIDYTTSVTERELQFQQLIKSMKNNPNINILLLNESQPLNDSDYFKLSYYSNTDTAYLKKNKAFLNSEGKTIYLLKNPVLINKFNSFFLDKKNQANCHNFSAEELEKIYKKNISFLHRIWIENKKMPSQDI is encoded by the coding sequence ATGGAAAATACTTTTGCGCAAGTCCTAAAACATTTAATAAAATTCTCCGGAATAAAGTTAAGTTCTCTTGCTGATTTTATTGGTTATGATGTTTCTTATATCAGTAAATGGTGCAATAATACGAATCAACCTTCCGTAAAATATATTACCCGCATAAATAATTGTATTTCTTCATTTATTGCTAATGAAATTATAAACCAAAATCAATTTTATCCTTTTCTCAGTGAATTTAATATTAAGCTAAAAAAACAAGTTTCCAGTGATAAAACTCAGACCGCACTAGAAAGTGAAATAAACAATATGTTAATGGACGCCTATTATCAGCATTCACAAGCTGCTAATTCACCTAAAAACAATATTGATTTTCCTTCATGTACTTATCAAACAATAATTGGCAGAACAAATGTAAAAAAGTTTTTTAATACCAAAATTGCCCTTTTATTAAGTAATATAAAAGAAAATATAGAAATATACATAACCGGTGATATAATCACACTATTAACTAAAAATTATTTTTTTGATTTTCTTAATTATTGTCATTTTTCTGCTAAAAAAATCGATATACATATTGGCTGCAGCATAGAAAAACTCTATCACTGTAATCTTGATTTTATAATAAATTTATATAATTTTTTTAATAAATTTATTTACATTGATTTTCATATACATAATAATAAAAAATTCCATAATTCCAACATTATTGTCATAAAAAATTATTTTTCCCTGCAATACTCACTGCACGATGATAATTTGATTGACATTTGCACTTATATAAACGAAAAAAGTATTGTAAATAATATTTGGGAGCGCACATATGAAAAATTTTCTTATACCACTTATCTTATTGAGCCCAAAAATGATATTGAATTAGTAAAATTTCGGTCCTTTTTCTATCTAAATAATAATTTAATTATCTTTTGTGCAAAGGGTTTTGAATTTTTCCTGCCAAAAGAAGCTTTCAATAAACTTTTAGACTCTTCCGTAAAATACAAGTATTCCTCTGATATGCGGCAAACCATCCAAAACATGCAAATAACTTGGGAAGAACAATTTGAAAAAGCCCATATTGACTTTTTTTTGCCAGAAGCAAATATTATGCATTATATAGAAAATGGTAAATTGACTTATGGAGAAATAGATTATACAACATCTGTAACTGAACGGGAACTACAATTTCAGCAATTAATAAAATCAATGAAAAATAATCCTAATATAAATATCCTTTTACTTAATGAATCCCAGCCTTTAAATGATAGTGATTATTTTAAACTATCATACTACAGTAATACCGATACGGCCTATTTAAAAAAGAATAAAGCTTTTCTAAACAGTGAAGGCAAAACTATCTATCTACTAAAAAATCCTGTCTTAATCAATAAATTCAATTCATTTTTTCTCGACAAAAAAAATCAAGCTAATTGCCATAATTTTTCCGCTGAAGAACTGGAAAAAATTTATAAAAAGAATATTTCTTTTCTCCATCGTATTTGGATAGAAAATAAAAAAATGCCATCACAAGACATTTAA